The Alcanivorax sediminis genome window below encodes:
- a CDS encoding acetyl-CoA C-acetyltransferase, translated as MLAGKAVRKVAIIGGNRIPFARSNTAYIDTSNQEMLTAAIDGLVDRFKLHGQKIDEVAAGAVMKHARDFNLVRESVLGSKLAPETPAYDLQQACGTGLEAAILVANKIALGQIDCAIAGGVDTTSDAPLGVNEDARKVFMALNRAKTNGERAKLGLKLLNPKSLMPDIPKNGEPRTGLAMGDHQAITAKEWAIPREEQDELAWKSHQNLAKSYEDGWQDDLITPFKGLSRDNNMRGDSTLEKLATLKPCFGGPDGTMTPANSTPLTDGASVVLLATEEWAKERGLPVLAYLTLGEAAAVDFIGKKEGLLMAPAYGVPSMLDKAGITLQDFDFYEIHEAFASQVLSTLKMWEDDKFCKEKLGRKKALGSIDRSKLNVKGSSLAAGHPFAATGGRIIANAAKLLNEKGSGRALISVCAAGGQGVVAILEK; from the coding sequence TTCCTTTCGCCCGTTCCAACACTGCCTACATCGATACCAGCAACCAGGAAATGCTGACTGCTGCCATTGATGGTCTGGTTGATCGCTTCAAGCTGCACGGTCAGAAGATCGATGAAGTGGCCGCTGGCGCGGTAATGAAGCACGCCCGTGACTTCAACCTGGTTCGTGAATCCGTACTGGGCTCCAAGCTGGCGCCGGAAACGCCGGCTTACGATCTGCAGCAGGCCTGTGGTACCGGTCTGGAAGCGGCTATCCTGGTAGCTAACAAGATCGCCCTGGGTCAGATCGACTGCGCCATTGCTGGCGGTGTGGACACCACTTCTGATGCTCCCCTGGGTGTAAACGAAGACGCTCGCAAGGTATTCATGGCCCTGAACCGTGCCAAGACCAACGGTGAGCGTGCCAAGCTGGGCCTGAAGCTGCTGAACCCGAAATCCCTGATGCCCGATATTCCCAAGAATGGCGAGCCGCGTACCGGCCTGGCCATGGGTGACCATCAGGCGATTACTGCCAAAGAGTGGGCAATTCCCCGCGAAGAGCAGGACGAGCTGGCGTGGAAATCCCACCAGAACCTGGCCAAGTCTTATGAAGACGGCTGGCAGGATGACCTGATCACCCCGTTCAAGGGCCTGAGCCGCGACAACAACATGCGTGGTGATTCCACCCTGGAAAAGCTGGCCACCCTGAAGCCTTGCTTCGGCGGTCCGGACGGCACCATGACCCCGGCCAACTCCACTCCGCTGACCGACGGCGCCTCCGTGGTGCTGCTGGCGACCGAAGAGTGGGCCAAAGAGCGTGGTCTGCCGGTTCTGGCTTACCTGACTTTGGGTGAAGCGGCTGCCGTTGACTTTATCGGCAAGAAAGAAGGTCTGCTGATGGCACCGGCTTACGGTGTGCCGAGCATGCTGGACAAGGCTGGCATCACCCTGCAGGACTTCGACTTCTACGAAATCCACGAAGCGTTTGCTTCCCAGGTTCTGTCTACCCTGAAGATGTGGGAAGACGACAAATTCTGTAAAGAAAAGCTGGGCCGCAAGAAAGCGCTGGGTAGCATCGATCGCAGCAAGCTGAATGTGAAAGGCTCCTCCCTGGCAGCCGGTCACCCGTTCGCTGCCACCGGTGGCCGCATCATCGCCAACGCCGCCAAGCTGCTGAACGAGAAAGGCTCCGGCCGCGCACTGATCTCCGTGTGTGCTGCTGGCGGTCAGGGCGTGGTGGCGATTCTCGAGAAGTAA